In Thunnus thynnus chromosome 20, fThuThy2.1, whole genome shotgun sequence, a single window of DNA contains:
- the LOC137171834 gene encoding TATA box-binding protein-like 2 has protein sequence MEESMLEWYFDNFIANDSSKIQEEEEEVNEELSQELMQDESSQTDSAETRPADTDSSTSLDSSSQNSTAASVVHPSTPVIPERPEAIPEIQNIVSTAKLGCQLDLNVIARKALNVKYDPKTYKALTMRIRKPLTTAIIYKSGNIVCLGAKSEEESRIAARRYARIVQKLGFPVRFLDFRIQTMVASCKIFPINFEQLVLAHHQQCSYEPELFPGLFYRVMPGISVTIFANGKLSVNGAKKPADIYEAFDIVYPILSCFRRTTN, from the exons ATGGAAGAGTCGATGTTGGAATGGTACTTTGATAACTTCATTGCAAAT GACTCCTCAAAGattcaggaggaggaggaggaggtgaacgAGGAGCTGAGCCAGGAGCTCATGCAGGACGAGTCCAGCCAGACCGACTCag ctGAAACCAGACCAGCAGACACTGACAGCAGCACCAGTCTGGACTCCAGTTCCCAGAATTCCACAGCAGCCTCTGTTGTTCATCCCTCGACCCCTGTGATACCCGAGAGACCAGAGGCCATCCCAGAGATACA gaaTATTGTCTCTACAGCGAAGCTCGGTTGTCAGCTGGACCTCAACGTTATCGCTCGCAAAGCGCTGAATGTAAAGTACGACCCGAAG ACTTACAAGGCGCTAACCATGAGGATACGTAAGCCGCTAACAACAGCGATTATCTACAAATCTGGGAATATTGTCTGTCTAGGAGCCAAGAG TGAGGAGGAGTCACGGATAGCGGCCAGGAGGTACGCCCGCATAGTGCAGAAACTGGGCTTCCCTGTCCGCTTCCTGGACTTCAGGATCCAGACCATGGTGGCCAGTTGCAAAATCTTTCCAATCAATTTTGAGCAACTTGTGCTGGCCCACCATCAGCAGTGCAG TTATGAACCGGAGCTGTTTCCTGGCCTCTTCTACAGAGTGATGCCGGGCATCAGTGTGACCATCTTTGCAAATGGGAAACTTTCTGTGAATG GAGCTAAAAAGCCAGCTGACATCTACGAAGCATTTGATATTGTCTATCCAATTCTGAGCTGCTTCAGGAGGACGACGAACTGA